One region of Quercus lobata isolate SW786 chromosome 2, ValleyOak3.0 Primary Assembly, whole genome shotgun sequence genomic DNA includes:
- the LOC115974840 gene encoding nuclear nucleic acid-binding protein C1D: protein MEGGVRESSVIPDSVMDSVNRTLANVEDVQTHLLNFLSLYDPHVLSQMPPLQRAQTLLTLAKATTTLFTLRLRCTGVHPDDHPVKSELERLSLYEDKLERLIDLSKAPLRPSATLNSQAATRFIEHALPDLSSEQKQSMRSISRGEGPTIKYLERSVQKKRKYQSSEKQSVQTAAKEFLEKAARELLGDNKGGLVGPLQAEALDDDDML from the exons ATGGAAGGAGGTGTAAGAGAAAGCTCGGTGATACCAGACTCAGTGATGGACTCTGTGAACCGAACCTTAGCCAACGTAGAAGATGTTCAGACCCATTTGCTCAACTTCTTGTCTCTCTACGACCCACATGTCCTCTCTCAAATGCCGCCTCTCCAACGGGCTCAGACTCTGCTCACCCTTGCCAAAGCCACCACTACCCTCTTCACAT TGAGGTTGAGGTGTACTGGAGTTCACCCAGATGACCATCCAGTCAAATCAGAGCTT GAAAGATTAAGTTTGTATGAAGACAAACTTGAAAGGCTCATAGACTTGAGTAAAG CACCGCTTCGACCTTCTGCTACGTTGAATTCTCAGGCAGCAACGCGCTTTATCGAGCATGCCTTGCCAGACCTTTCCTCAG AGCAAAAACAAAGTATGAGAAGTATTAGTAGAGGAGAGGGGCCAACCATTAAGTATCTTGAGAGGAGTGtccaaaagaagagaaagtatCAATCATCTGAAAAACAATCTGTTCAAACTGCTGCCAAGGAATTTCTGGAGAAGGCAGCCCGTGAACTTCTTGGTGATAATAAAGGTGGTTTAGTGGGACCTCTACAGGCTGAGGCTTTAGATGATGATGACATGCTGTGA